In one Ananas comosus cultivar F153 linkage group 12, ASM154086v1, whole genome shotgun sequence genomic region, the following are encoded:
- the LOC109718453 gene encoding LOW QUALITY PROTEIN: 3'-N-debenzoyl-2'-deoxytaxol N-benzoyltransferase-like (The sequence of the model RefSeq protein was modified relative to this genomic sequence to represent the inferred CDS: deleted 1 base in 1 codon) produces MAFAQAALNTKWRALLIAYEFYLLKPFSFSPSPPPPLHRSPSSTPLPPRHRPQPQRQLPAPSAIYSPTSPDGDPSTRHLPRPRRRARRPNHFLPFAPRRDARLESSAYPSAAAGEEIGVHLYARRDADRDRRSVSTRPSRPGSCRAWRCLRAGPTARSALAAQVTQFACGGFAARMLRPRHAMCDGAGATKFLCAVARLARGLGGPPVDPVWDRSTLLGPRKPPRVELPRFNEIFDFDERVASRGPYDAASRSGARMARECFHVSNTCAERLRNRLVDESPTGSRLTTFEALSAFIWRARVRTTGTGSNNEIVKMVYSMNISKILNPPLPAGYWGNVCVPAYVRLTAGELAEQPLSKTAVLIRESKRDVTDEYVRSYIDFQELNYARGITAGGSVAAFTDWRRLGHSDVDFGWGGPVDVLPLSWKLLGSVETCFFLPYGATDERKDEGFRVLVSLPEKLLPSFKVEMETLSCS; encoded by the exons ATGGCTTTCGCCCAGGCGGCTCTTAACACTAAATGGCGCGCCTTACTAATTGCATATGAATTTTATTTGCTT AAACCCTTCTCattctccccttctcctccgcctcctctccaCCGATCCCCATCCTCTACCCCTCTCCCACCTCGACACCGACCCCAACCTCAACGTCAGCTTCCCGCACCCTCCGCCATCTACTCCCCGACAAGCCCCGACGGCGACCCCTCCACGCGTCATCTCCCGCGCCCTCGACGCCGCGCTCGCCGCCCCAACCACTTCCTCCCCTTCGCGCCGCGCCGCGACGCACGCCTCGAAAGCTCCGCCtacccctccgccgccgccggcgaggAGATCGGCGTGCACCTGTACGCGCGCCGCGACGCGGATCGCGATCGCCGCTCGGTGTCGACTCGGCCTTCTCGACCCGGCTCGTGCCGAGCCTGGCGCTGTCTGAGGGCGGGCCCGACGGCGCGCTCGGCCTTGGCGGCTCAGGTGACGCAGTTCGCGTGCGGGGGTTTCGCCGCTCGGATGTTGCGTCCACGACAT GCCATGTGCGACGGTGCGGGCGCCACCAAGTTCCTCTGCGCCGTCGCCCGGCTCGCGCGCGGTCTAGGCGGACCGCCGGTCGACCCGGTCTGGGACCGGTCCACCCTGCTCGGCCCGCGCAAGCCTCCCCGGGTCGAGCTGCCGCGGTTCAACGAGATCTTCGACTTCGACGAACGGGTGGCGTCCCGCGGACCGTACGATGCAGCGAGCAGGAGCGGGGCCCGCATGGCGAGGGAGTGCTTTCACGTGAGTAACACGTGCGCCGAGCGACTCAGGAACCGGCTCGTGGACGAGTCCCCGACGGGGTCGCGCCTCACCACGTTCGAGGCTTTGAGCGCGTTCATATGGCGAGCCAG GGTCAGGACTACTGGAACTGGGAGCAATAACGAGATCGTAAAAATGGTATACTCAATGAACATAAGCAAAATTCTCAATCCGCCGCTCCCCGCCGGGTACTGGGGCAACGTGTGCGTCCCCGCATACGTCCGTCTCACCGCCGGGGAGCTGGCAGAACAGCCGCTGTCGAAAACAGCTGTGCTAATTCGCGAGAGCAAGCGCGACGTGACCGACGAGTACGTGAGGTCGTACATCGACTTCCAGGAGCTGAACTACGCGAGAGGTATCACCGCGGGGGGATCGGTCGCCGCATTCACCGACTGGCGGCGGTTGGGACACTCCGACGTCGACTTCGGGTGGGGCGGGCCCGTCGACGTCTTGCCCCTCTCTTGGAAGTTGCTGGGGAGTGTTGAGACTTGCTTTTTTTTGCCTTACGGTGCGACGGATGAGAGGAAGGACGAAGGATTTAGAGTGTTGGTGTCTTTGCCGGAGAAATTGTTGCCGAGTTTTAAGGTGGAGATGGAGACGTTGTCATGTAGCTAA
- the LOC109718878 gene encoding E3 ubiquitin-protein ligase ATL41-like, with protein sequence MPPTARFLAQDNPAYYGAASTLVLTAVAFCSGAVFVAIAVFLQCVCQRRRGSGVGPSVASTRWFRRTSGLSPSAISSLPAFAYEKDADGGSSGGGGGCAVCLESVDDGETVRRLPMCKHLFHMECIDMWLYSHSTCPVCRAVVGPADAAEDNEQAAMPTTTATATAVVAEGSAGVQYLPV encoded by the coding sequence ATGCCCCCCACCGCACGATTTTTGGCGCAGGATAATCCGGCCTACTATGGCGCGGCGTCGACGCTAGTCCTCACCGCCGTCGCTTTCTGCTCCGGCGCCGTCTTCGTGGCCATCGCGGTTTTCCTGCAGTGCGTGTGCCAGCGCCGGCGCGGCAGCGGAGTCGGTCCGTCTGTCGCGTCGACGCGCTGGTTCCGTCGTACCAGTGGGCTCAGTCCATCCGCCATTTCGTCCCTACCAGCTTTTGCTTATGAAAAGGATGCCGACGGCGGCAGCAGCGGGGGCGGTGGAGGGTGCGCGGTGTGTCTGGAGTCGGTGGACGACGGGGAGACGGTGCGGCGGTTGCCGATGTGCAAGCACTTGTTTCACATGGAGTGCATCGACATGTGGCTGTACTCGCACTCGACGTGCCCGGTTTGCCGGGCCGTCGTCGGGCCGGCGGATGCTGCCGAGGATAACGAGCAGGCGGCGATGCCGACCACGACCGCGACCGCGACCGCGGTGGTCGCCGAAGGGTCGGCCGGAGTTCAATATTTGCCTGTATAG
- the LOC109718505 gene encoding magnesium-chelatase subunit ChlI, chloroplastic-like, protein MAALLSPSSASAACPPRFASAPNSLRARFHTTRRFHGGFGVGFGSGPRPRRLVVSNVAAPLAQSTEQVAAKETQRPVYPFSAIVGQDEMKLCLLLNVIDPKIGGVMIMGDRGTGKSTAVRSLIDLLPEIRVVAGDPFNSDPEDPESLSADARARLANGEELPVATTRVVMVDLPLGATEDRVCGTIDIEKALTDGVKAFEPGLLAKANRGILYVDEVNLLDDHLVDVLLDSAASGWNTVEREGISISHPARFILIGSGNPEEGELRPQLLDRFGMHAQVVTVRDAELRVKIVEERARFDKDPKGFRGSYQAEQEKLQNQIASARSNLGAVQIDHDLRVKISKVCSELNVDGLRGDIVTNRAAKALAALKGRDKVTAEDIATVIPNCLRHRLRKDPLESIDSGLLVVEKFYEVFS, encoded by the exons ATGGCGGCGCtgctctctccctcctccgcctccgccgcgtgCCCTCCCCGCTTCGCCTCCGCCCCCAACTCACTTCGCG CTCGGTTTCACACTACGAGGCGCTTCCATGGCGGATTTGGAGTCGGGTTTGGTAGCGgaccccgcccccgccgcctcGTTGTCTCCAACGTCGCCGCTCCTCTCGCGCAGTCCACCGAACAG GTGGCGGCAAAGGAGACCCAGCGCCCGGTGTATCCGTTCTCGGCCATTGTGGGGCAGGATGAGATGAAGCTCTGTCTCCTCCTCAACGTGATCGACCCCAAGATCGGCGGTGTCATGATCATGGGCGACCGCGGCACGGGGAAGTCCACCGCTGTTCGCTCCCTCATCGACCTCCTTCCGGAGATCCGTGTTGTCGCAGGCGACCCCTTCAACTCAGACCCGGAGGACCCCGAGTCCCTGTCTGCCGATGCTCGCGCCCGCCTTGCCAACGGCGAGGAGCTTCCTGTCGCCACCACCAGGGTCGTCATGGTTGACCTCCCACTTGGCGCCACCGAGGACCGCGTCTGCGGCACCATCGATATAGAAAAGGCCCTAACTGACGGCGTCAAAGCCTTTGAGCCTGGCCTCCTTGCCAAGGCCAACAGGGGCATCCTCTATGTTGACGAGGTCAACCTCTTGGACGACCACTTAGTCGACGTGCTCTTGGATTCTGCTGCATCAGGGTGGAACACGGTTGAGAGAGAGGGTATCTCCATCTCCCACCCAGCCCGCTTCATCCTCATTGGTTCAGGCAACCCGGAGGAAGGTGAGCTCCGGCCGCAGCTCCTCGACCGGTTTGGTATGCATGCACAGGTCGTGACCGTGCGGGATGCAGAGCTCAGGGTCAAGATCGTGGAGGAGCGAGCCCGGTTCGACAAGGACCCAAAGGGGTTTAGAGGATCATACCAGGCTGAGCAGGAAAAGCTCCAGAACCAGATAGCATCAGCTCGGAGCAATCTTGGTGCTGTTCAGATTGATCATGATCTTAGAGTTAAGATATCCAAAGTTTGTTCTGAGCTAAATGTGGATGGATTGAGAGGGGATATTGTGACAAATCGGGCGGCGAAGGCTTTGGCAGCATTAAAGGGTAGGGATAAAGTGACCGCGGAAGATATTGCAACCGTGATTCCGAATTGTTTGAGGCATCGGCTTAGGAAGGACCCGTTGGAATCAATTGATTCGGGGTTGCTTGTTGTAGAGAAGTTCTATGAGGTTTTCAGCTGA
- the LOC109718507 gene encoding RING-H2 finger protein ATL39-like: MSTKASQNSGDPPTKPLSYGFAGTVMLSVTLTLILIAILIVLLHYYSRYLRSRPDATTTALRTDSSLGQPSSGLSPATISAMPTFAYKEGEFGATECAVCLGALEEGEAVRLLPNCKHVFHVECVDTWLRLHSTCPVCRAAAEPVLPLLLPPGVFAEMAAAGAAGVEGMSTAAGKEAESTSRLGSSFRRMVGRDWSCRQSAQPEAAGVEDAERQ, translated from the coding sequence ATGTCAACTAAGGCCTCACAAAACTCCGGCGATCCCCCGACCAAACCACTGAGCTACGGCTTCGCTGGCACGGTCATGCTCTCCGtcaccctaaccctaatccttaTCGCCATCCTCATCGTCCTCCTCCACTACTACTCCCGGTACCTCCGCAGCCGCCCGGATGCAACGACGACCGCCCTACGCACCGACAGCTCCCTTGGCCAGCCTAGTTCTGGCCTCAGCCCCGCCACCATCTCTGCCATGCCGACTTTTGCCTATAAAGAAGGGGAGTTCGGTGCGACGGAGTGCGCGGTGTGCCTCGGCGCCCTCGAGGAGGGGGAAGCGGTGCGGCTTCTGCCCAACTGCAAGCACGTGTTTCATGTCGAGTGCGTAGACACATGGCTGCGGTTGCACTCCACTTGTCCGGTGTGCCGTGCAGCTGCTGAGCCGGTCCTGCCACTGCTGTTGCCGCCTGGAGTGTTCGCAGAAATGGCGGCCGCAGGGGCAGCGGGTGTGGAAGGCATGTCGACGGCTGCTGGGAAAGAGGCGGAGTCCACGTCGCGGCTGGGCTCGTCGTTCCGGCGGATGGTCGGTCGGGATTGGTCGTGTAGGCAGTCCGCGCAGCCGGAGGCGGCAGGAGTAGAAGATGCTGAGAGGCAGTAA